Proteins from a genomic interval of Halomonas alkaliantarctica:
- a CDS encoding carbohydrate ABC transporter permease — MNTTTVYAPRARFFSIPALETVAAWLLAIIWIFPLLYAFWAAFHPSEFMVNFELFAPLTLENFTNAWSQAPFARYYLNTFALVTGVVIGQFVVCTLAAFAFARFPIPGKNVLFMLVLIQLFVFPEVLIVENYRIASELGLINTITGIGLPYVASALGIFLLRQTFKTIPRELEDAARIEGCNWLEILWKVYVPLAKPTYLAYGLVSISHHWNNFIWPLVVTNSVESRPLTVGLGVFSAPETGVNWATVSAATLLSIAPLLVAFLLFQRQFVQSFLRAGIR, encoded by the coding sequence ATGAATACGACCACTGTCTATGCGCCCCGCGCCCGCTTCTTCTCAATTCCAGCGCTGGAAACCGTGGCTGCGTGGCTACTGGCGATTATCTGGATTTTCCCGCTGCTGTACGCCTTTTGGGCCGCCTTCCACCCCAGCGAGTTTATGGTGAACTTTGAGCTCTTCGCCCCGCTGACGCTGGAGAACTTCACTAACGCCTGGTCTCAAGCGCCCTTTGCCCGCTACTACCTGAACACCTTTGCGCTGGTGACAGGGGTGGTGATCGGTCAGTTTGTGGTCTGTACCCTGGCGGCGTTTGCCTTTGCGCGCTTCCCGATTCCCGGCAAGAACGTTCTGTTTATGCTGGTGCTGATTCAGCTATTTGTGTTCCCCGAAGTGCTGATTGTCGAGAACTACCGCATCGCCAGCGAGCTGGGGCTGATCAACACCATCACCGGGATTGGTCTGCCCTATGTGGCCAGCGCCTTGGGTATTTTTCTGCTCCGCCAAACGTTCAAAACCATCCCCCGTGAGCTGGAAGACGCTGCCCGCATCGAAGGCTGCAACTGGCTGGAAATTCTGTGGAAGGTGTACGTACCGCTAGCCAAGCCCACTTATCTGGCTTACGGGCTGGTCTCGATTAGCCACCACTGGAACAACTTTATCTGGCCGTTAGTGGTCACCAACTCAGTAGAGAGCCGCCCGCTCACGGTGGGCTTAGGCGTTTTTTCCGCGCCCGAAACCGGCGTTAACTGGGCCACCGTCAGCGCCGCAACACTGCTCAGCATCGCCCCACTGCTGGTCGCCTTCCTGCTATTCCAGCGCCAGTTCGTTCAGTCGTTTTTACGGGCGGGGATTCGCTAG
- the recQ gene encoding DNA helicase RecQ yields the protein MHGDPHPAALKVLQEVFGYDSFRGPQQAIIEHVMAGGDALVLMPTGGGKSLCYQIPALLREGTAIVVSPLIALMQDQVAALQQNGVRAAYLNSSLDYHEAVEIENRLRGGQLDLLYVAPERLATSRMQMLLEQTKIALFAIDEAHCVSQWGHDFRPEYRQLSQLHQRFSQVPRIALTATADVPTRHDIMEHLQLQEAALYNSGFDRPNIRYHIAENQGNAKEQLLRFIREHHNGEAGIVYCLSRRKVEETAAWLERQGLTALPYHAGLPPEQRQHHQTRFLGEDGVVVVATIAFGMGIDKPDVRFVAHLNLPKSIEAYYQETGRAGRDGLPADAWMAYGLQDVITLRQMQQDSSAADQQKRIEQQKLDAMLGLCEIISCRRQALLHYFGDQLDAPCGNCDNCLTPPETWEATVAAQKALSCVYRTEQRFGVTYLVDVLLGKSNERINRFGHDRLSTFGIGKDLATSEWKALFRQLIASGFLSVDMEGHGGIKLTASAKPVLRGEQTLTLRKPSNKPSKAKTARRGSSGASAPQGHGPLWEALRQHRRELAEAQGVPAYVIFHDATLAELVEQKPQSLAALGAISGIGARKLADYGEGFLNVILTHQETEQNS from the coding sequence ATGCACGGCGACCCTCACCCGGCAGCCCTCAAGGTACTGCAGGAGGTATTTGGCTACGACAGCTTTCGCGGCCCGCAACAGGCCATCATCGAGCATGTAATGGCCGGTGGCGATGCGCTGGTGCTGATGCCCACCGGCGGTGGCAAGTCGCTGTGCTATCAGATCCCTGCGCTGCTGCGAGAAGGCACCGCGATTGTGGTCTCGCCGCTGATCGCGCTAATGCAGGATCAGGTGGCAGCGCTTCAGCAGAACGGGGTCAGAGCGGCTTACCTGAATTCCAGCCTCGATTATCACGAGGCGGTCGAGATAGAAAATCGCCTGCGAGGGGGGCAGCTGGATCTGTTATATGTCGCGCCCGAACGACTGGCCACGTCGCGTATGCAGATGCTGCTAGAGCAGACCAAGATTGCACTGTTCGCCATTGATGAAGCCCACTGCGTCTCCCAGTGGGGCCACGATTTTCGCCCGGAGTATCGCCAGCTTTCCCAGCTACACCAGCGCTTTTCTCAGGTGCCGCGCATCGCCCTGACCGCCACCGCCGATGTGCCCACCCGGCACGACATCATGGAGCATCTGCAGCTTCAGGAGGCGGCGCTTTACAACAGCGGCTTTGACCGGCCCAACATTCGCTACCATATCGCTGAAAATCAGGGCAACGCCAAGGAGCAGCTGCTGCGCTTTATCCGCGAGCATCACAACGGCGAGGCGGGTATCGTCTACTGCCTTTCCCGGCGCAAGGTGGAGGAGACCGCCGCTTGGCTGGAACGCCAGGGGCTGACGGCTCTGCCCTACCACGCAGGGCTTCCCCCCGAGCAGCGCCAGCACCACCAGACCCGCTTTCTAGGTGAAGATGGTGTGGTCGTCGTGGCGACCATTGCCTTCGGCATGGGCATCGACAAGCCGGACGTACGCTTTGTCGCCCACCTCAACCTGCCCAAGAGCATCGAAGCCTACTACCAGGAGACCGGCCGCGCCGGGCGTGACGGCCTGCCCGCCGATGCCTGGATGGCCTATGGGTTACAGGACGTGATCACGCTGCGCCAGATGCAGCAGGACTCCAGCGCTGCTGACCAGCAAAAGCGCATCGAACAGCAGAAGCTAGATGCCATGCTGGGGCTGTGCGAGATCATCAGCTGCCGCCGACAGGCGCTGTTGCACTATTTTGGCGATCAACTGGACGCCCCCTGCGGCAACTGCGACAACTGCCTGACCCCACCCGAGACCTGGGAAGCTACCGTGGCGGCGCAAAAAGCGCTCTCTTGCGTCTACCGCACAGAACAGCGCTTCGGCGTGACCTACCTCGTGGACGTGCTGCTAGGCAAAAGTAACGAGCGCATCAACCGCTTTGGCCACGACCGCCTCAGCACCTTCGGCATTGGTAAAGATCTCGCGACCAGCGAATGGAAAGCGCTCTTTCGCCAACTGATTGCCAGCGGCTTTTTAAGCGTGGATATGGAGGGCCACGGTGGCATCAAGCTCACTGCCAGTGCCAAGCCGGTGCTGCGCGGCGAGCAGACCCTCACTCTACGCAAGCCAAGCAACAAACCCAGCAAAGCCAAAACTGCCCGACGGGGAAGCAGCGGCGCCTCTGCGCCCCAGGGCCACGGCCCGCTTTGGGAAGCCCTGCGACAGCACCGCCGGGAACTGGCCGAAGCCCAGGGCGTGCCTGCCTATGTGATCTTCCACGACGCCACCCTGGCCGAACTGGTCGAGCAGAAACCCCAAAGCCTAGCGGCACTAGGCGCGATCTCCGGCATCGGCGCGCGCAAGCTGGCGGATTACGGCGAAGGCTTTCTGAACGTCATTCTGACGCATCAGGAAACCGAGCAAAACAGTTAA
- a CDS encoding GGDEF domain-containing protein, producing MVNDALLKDVEDELGRGPWRLRFANHVEAHFEADTQRQRSRNMVAAGLISALIYSLFLVNDFSFRPDAFTTAVALRAGVMLPVGLSILWWVYRGVSPPVREILMASTVICATVISCVIFASSTAPYSYLDVFSFGLILVVGNIVYPLRFGYALVSSALSILIASAFVVTYDPMPTEAKRLAIFTLLANAVFTLVANYRLERSERLSYLHVLREKLRTGNYLKDNEVLSQLSLTDPLTNLANRRQFDVEFATRWREAVEKNTWIGLMVIDIDHFKAYNDHYGHPQGDDCLRQVANAMRLHSRSADLVVRFGGEEFVVLMAEASPEAAEPAAERIRCCIEALQIANAGLSSGAVVTVSVGVAVLPPAMGMTADDILSHADQALYQAKRLGRNRIWMTNPADDSTEDDATGGSDSAYQ from the coding sequence ATGGTCAATGACGCGTTGCTCAAAGACGTCGAAGACGAGCTTGGCAGAGGTCCCTGGCGGTTACGCTTTGCCAATCATGTAGAAGCACATTTCGAGGCCGATACGCAGCGTCAGCGCAGCCGTAACATGGTGGCGGCAGGGCTGATATCGGCGCTCATCTACAGCCTGTTTCTGGTCAACGATTTCAGCTTTCGTCCCGATGCGTTTACCACCGCGGTGGCGTTGCGAGCGGGTGTAATGCTGCCCGTCGGGCTGTCTATCCTGTGGTGGGTGTATCGAGGAGTGTCACCGCCCGTTCGCGAAATCCTAATGGCCAGTACGGTAATTTGCGCCACGGTTATTTCCTGCGTGATTTTCGCGTCTTCCACCGCGCCCTATTCATATCTGGATGTGTTCTCGTTTGGGCTTATCCTGGTGGTGGGCAATATCGTGTATCCGTTGCGTTTCGGCTATGCGCTGGTGTCTTCTGCGCTTAGCATTCTGATCGCCTCGGCGTTTGTGGTGACCTACGACCCCATGCCGACGGAAGCCAAACGGCTGGCCATCTTTACCCTTCTCGCCAATGCGGTTTTCACTCTGGTGGCTAACTACCGTCTCGAGCGTAGCGAGCGACTCTCGTATTTACATGTGTTGCGGGAAAAATTACGGACCGGTAACTATCTGAAAGACAATGAAGTGCTCTCCCAGCTGTCGTTGACCGACCCGCTGACGAACCTTGCCAACCGCCGGCAGTTCGATGTGGAATTTGCGACTCGCTGGCGTGAGGCCGTTGAAAAAAACACATGGATAGGGCTGATGGTGATCGATATCGACCACTTCAAGGCCTATAACGATCACTATGGGCATCCTCAGGGCGACGACTGTTTGCGTCAGGTGGCCAATGCCATGCGACTGCATAGCCGCAGCGCCGATCTTGTCGTCCGCTTTGGCGGCGAGGAATTCGTGGTGCTTATGGCAGAGGCGTCGCCGGAGGCCGCCGAACCCGCAGCCGAGCGTATCCGTTGCTGCATCGAAGCCCTGCAGATAGCCAATGCCGGCCTCTCGTCCGGGGCGGTCGTCACGGTCAGCGTAGGCGTGGCGGTGTTACCACCGGCAATGGGAATGACCGCTGACGATATACTCTCTCATGCCGATCAGGCGCTTTACCAAGCCAAGCGCTTGGGCCGCAATCGTATCTGGATGACTAATCCCGCCGATGATTCAACCGAAGATGACGCAACTGGTGGCTCAGATAGCGCCTATCAGTAA
- a CDS encoding YrhK family protein, with protein sequence MQREQDPKTLDWTFTLGHRELVVHQRYEALSILNDFMLGIWFTIGSVCFFYEGSLRTLGVWLFVIGSVQLLLRPAIRLHRYIYFKRLPDTNQDA encoded by the coding sequence ATGCAGCGCGAACAGGACCCCAAGACACTGGACTGGACGTTCACACTGGGACATCGGGAACTGGTGGTGCACCAACGCTATGAAGCACTGAGCATTCTGAATGATTTCATGCTGGGGATCTGGTTTACCATCGGCAGCGTCTGCTTTTTCTACGAAGGCAGCCTCAGGACGCTGGGCGTGTGGCTGTTCGTGATTGGCAGCGTGCAGTTACTGCTGCGCCCGGCGATTCGTCTGCATCGCTATATCTATTTCAAGCGGCTGCCGGACACCAATCAAGATGCCTAG
- a CDS encoding DksA/TraR family C4-type zinc finger protein produces the protein MAGGWAKDGAEQEQMESTLEDAVQRARSQLPSGESLEFCEECGDPIPEARRKAIPGVRLCVACQSELDKKQSAYSGYNRRGSKDSQLR, from the coding sequence ATGGCCGGCGGATGGGCAAAAGATGGTGCCGAGCAAGAGCAGATGGAGAGCACGCTGGAAGATGCAGTGCAGCGAGCCCGTAGCCAACTGCCCAGCGGCGAGAGTCTTGAGTTTTGTGAAGAGTGTGGCGACCCTATTCCTGAAGCGCGTCGTAAAGCAATTCCTGGCGTTCGGCTCTGTGTGGCTTGTCAGAGTGAGCTGGATAAAAAACAGTCGGCCTATAGTGGCTACAACCGTCGCGGCAGCAAGGATAGCCAGCTACGTTGA
- a CDS encoding YgjV family protein yields MLEMFSHSALAGQLCGLVALVICVMAFASKNDDRLLLLLISANVAFALQFVFFESWTAAALTVLVIVRIVLARRYLGSKAVMAGVLLASGVAAAVTWQSWVDLLPVAAMVLGTVGMFLMRGIAMRVFLGLAALAWMLNNLLIGTIGGTIAEGLIVVTNIITIIRLVRARRIYPEVFEDVEQNDPPT; encoded by the coding sequence ATGCTTGAAATGTTCAGCCATAGTGCCCTGGCTGGCCAGCTCTGTGGCTTGGTGGCCCTGGTTATATGCGTCATGGCCTTTGCCAGCAAAAACGACGATCGCCTTCTGCTGTTACTGATTTCAGCCAATGTGGCCTTTGCGCTGCAGTTTGTCTTTTTCGAGAGCTGGACAGCGGCTGCATTAACAGTGCTGGTGATAGTGCGGATTGTACTGGCCCGCCGTTATCTGGGAAGTAAAGCCGTGATGGCGGGGGTCTTGCTGGCCAGCGGTGTCGCCGCAGCCGTCACGTGGCAAAGCTGGGTGGATCTTCTGCCGGTGGCGGCCATGGTGCTGGGAACCGTTGGGATGTTTCTAATGCGCGGCATTGCCATGCGGGTTTTTCTGGGGCTGGCTGCCTTAGCATGGATGCTGAACAACCTGCTGATTGGCACCATCGGCGGTACTATTGCCGAAGGCTTGATTGTGGTCACCAATATCATCACTATTATTCGCTTAGTGCGGGCTAGGCGAATATACCCCGAGGTGTTCGAGGACGTTGAGCAAAACGATCCGCCCACCTAG
- a CDS encoding MFS transporter — translation MPLIVTLLSLCQALLVTGNVLLIAVSPLIGASLAPSASWSTAPVAIQWLGLMCATIPASLIMARLGRKRGFILGNIVGLVGALVAVQALISERFGLFLLATWLIGIGIGFGQLYRFAAVEAAPGALRDRAIGLVMGGGVLAAFAGPWLARVSRELGEVPFLGSFVGLAALYALALVVLMLTQLPPAFRTQGEGTALPLGKILRQPAFILAVSAAMVGYGVMNLAMTATPLAMAGAGHHFNHVSMTIQWHVVAMFLPSFFTGHLATRFGAKRVIGAGSLLLVASALVAQWGISLAGFNVALILLGLGWNFTFLPATGLLTESYRPVDKARTQAANEFLVFGTAAITALLAGPLVSGLGWATLNLVLIPVALVPLAVLLWQRQLQLQQRHVSL, via the coding sequence ATGCCTTTAATCGTCACCCTATTGTCACTCTGCCAGGCGCTGCTGGTTACCGGTAATGTCTTACTGATTGCCGTCTCGCCGTTAATTGGTGCGTCTTTGGCGCCAAGCGCGTCATGGTCGACCGCGCCGGTCGCTATCCAGTGGCTGGGTCTTATGTGCGCCACCATTCCCGCCTCGTTAATCATGGCCAGGTTGGGCCGAAAACGAGGCTTTATACTGGGCAATATCGTGGGATTGGTGGGTGCGCTGGTCGCCGTGCAGGCGCTGATCAGCGAGAGGTTCGGACTGTTTTTGCTGGCAACCTGGTTGATCGGTATCGGCATTGGCTTTGGTCAACTGTATCGCTTTGCAGCCGTGGAGGCCGCCCCTGGAGCACTGCGTGATCGGGCGATTGGCTTGGTAATGGGGGGCGGTGTGCTGGCCGCGTTTGCCGGGCCGTGGCTGGCCAGGGTCAGTCGTGAGCTGGGCGAGGTACCGTTTCTGGGCAGCTTTGTGGGTTTAGCCGCGCTCTACGCGCTGGCCTTGGTGGTGCTGATGCTGACGCAACTACCGCCCGCCTTCCGCACCCAGGGCGAAGGTACCGCATTGCCGTTGGGTAAGATACTTCGCCAACCTGCGTTTATTCTCGCAGTAAGCGCGGCGATGGTCGGGTACGGTGTGATGAACTTGGCCATGACCGCCACACCACTCGCCATGGCGGGGGCTGGGCACCACTTTAACCACGTTTCAATGACCATCCAGTGGCACGTGGTAGCGATGTTTTTACCCTCGTTCTTTACTGGCCATTTGGCTACCCGCTTCGGCGCCAAGCGTGTCATTGGGGCTGGCTCCCTGCTGTTGGTGGCCAGTGCCTTGGTCGCCCAGTGGGGTATCAGTTTAGCCGGTTTCAACGTGGCGCTGATTTTGCTGGGCTTGGGCTGGAACTTTACTTTTCTGCCCGCCACCGGGCTGCTCACCGAAAGCTACCGACCGGTGGATAAAGCGCGCACCCAGGCCGCCAACGAGTTTTTAGTCTTTGGCACCGCCGCTATCACTGCGTTGCTCGCCGGGCCCTTGGTCAGCGGCTTAGGCTGGGCGACGCTTAATCTAGTGTTGATCCCCGTCGCGCTGGTGCCCTTGGCGGTGTTGTTGTGGCAGCGACAGCTACAACTACAACAACGACATGTTAGCCTATAG
- a CDS encoding GlxA family transcriptional regulator translates to MTRHIALFAYPDCQLLDISGPWQVFASANALSPQPLYQLTLVADAIGPVATNGGLAVHATHTYHQLPHLLPLDTLLVAGGSGVMQQREIAVVKQVLCDVAPEARRLGSICSGAFLLAAAGLLDGCRVTTHWRHAPQLADEYPALSVEPDALYIESNGRYTSAGVTAGIDLALSLVEADHGAALAGRVARELVVFLQRPGGQSQFSEILRHQQEVGPLRRLLDQLHADPCLDHDIESMADIMAVSPRHLTRLFRRYLNTTPGAYLTQLRLEQARLALLHEREQFSLERLAQRWRLGSAEQLRRQFQRYYGVSPSVYRQRFASSHTDDPIQENVSCL, encoded by the coding sequence GTGACTCGCCATATTGCTCTATTTGCCTACCCCGACTGCCAACTGCTGGATATCAGCGGCCCCTGGCAGGTGTTTGCCAGCGCCAATGCGTTAAGCCCCCAGCCGCTTTATCAGTTAACCCTAGTCGCCGATGCCATCGGCCCGGTAGCCACCAACGGCGGCCTAGCCGTGCATGCTACGCACACCTACCATCAGCTTCCTCATTTACTGCCCCTGGATACGCTGTTGGTGGCAGGCGGCAGTGGCGTGATGCAGCAGCGTGAAATAGCCGTGGTGAAGCAGGTGCTTTGTGACGTCGCCCCAGAGGCGAGACGGCTTGGTTCTATCTGCTCCGGGGCTTTTTTGTTAGCCGCTGCAGGGTTGCTGGATGGCTGCCGCGTCACTACCCACTGGCGCCATGCACCGCAACTGGCCGATGAGTACCCCGCGCTTAGCGTCGAGCCCGATGCGCTGTATATCGAAAGCAATGGCCGCTACACCAGCGCCGGAGTAACGGCGGGGATTGATTTGGCGCTGTCGCTAGTAGAAGCGGATCACGGTGCTGCTCTTGCCGGACGGGTGGCACGCGAACTCGTCGTGTTTCTGCAGCGCCCAGGTGGGCAGTCGCAGTTCAGCGAGATACTGCGGCATCAACAAGAGGTGGGGCCACTGCGCCGCTTGCTGGATCAGCTCCACGCCGACCCCTGCTTGGATCACGATATTGAGAGCATGGCGGATATAATGGCGGTCTCCCCGCGCCATTTAACCCGGCTATTTAGACGCTACTTAAATACCACTCCCGGCGCTTACCTGACCCAGTTACGCCTTGAACAAGCGCGCCTGGCTCTGCTCCACGAGCGTGAACAGTTCTCCCTTGAACGCTTGGCACAGCGATGGCGTTTGGGTAGTGCAGAGCAGCTGCGACGCCAGTTTCAGCGCTACTACGGGGTATCGCCTTCGGTCTATCGCCAGCGCTTTGCGTCTTCCCATACTGATGATCCTATTCAGGAGAACGTTTCATGCCTTTAA
- a CDS encoding GntR family transcriptional regulator, translating to MTGTKRSNAQRLRDSLENDIINGRRVPGERLDPEALGREFQVSRTPVREAFQQLVASGLVTVSPKKGTFVAKVGIDQLIEMFEVMAELEGMCGRLAARRITESELAALREAHQRCEAAAMAGDSDEYYYENEGFHDCIYTASHNAFLASEARQLKQRLKPYRRLQLQVRQRVNNSLSEHQTIVEAIERGDPVAAQQALSDHVLIQGERFSDFVSSVRRMEAPLERTG from the coding sequence ATGACGGGCACTAAGCGTTCAAACGCTCAGCGATTAAGAGATTCTCTTGAGAATGACATTATTAATGGCCGTCGTGTGCCAGGAGAACGCCTGGACCCTGAAGCCTTGGGTCGTGAGTTTCAGGTTTCGCGAACACCGGTACGCGAAGCCTTTCAGCAATTGGTGGCTAGTGGCTTGGTCACCGTTTCGCCGAAGAAGGGTACCTTCGTTGCAAAAGTGGGGATTGATCAACTGATCGAGATGTTCGAGGTGATGGCCGAGCTTGAAGGCATGTGCGGCCGCCTGGCGGCTCGACGAATCACCGAGTCCGAGCTGGCTGCATTACGCGAAGCCCACCAGCGCTGCGAAGCGGCGGCCATGGCTGGCGACAGCGATGAGTATTACTACGAAAACGAAGGGTTTCACGACTGTATCTACACCGCTAGCCACAATGCCTTTTTGGCCAGCGAAGCGCGTCAGTTGAAGCAGCGGTTAAAGCCTTACCGACGCCTACAGTTGCAGGTTCGCCAGCGGGTGAATAATTCGCTCAGTGAGCACCAAACCATTGTGGAAGCCATCGAACGGGGCGACCCCGTGGCGGCCCAGCAAGCACTGAGCGATCATGTATTGATTCAAGGCGAGCGCTTTAGTGATTTCGTTTCCAGCGTACGCAGGATGGAGGCGCCGTTAGAAAGGACGGGCTGA
- the dctP gene encoding TRAP transporter substrate-binding protein DctP: MQRYLISTAAALGLAIAASHASADTVLRASHQFPGGQGDVRDEMVQMMAREVADADVGLTVEVYPGQSLFKAREQWSAIARGRLDITSLPLDYASGRHPEFSATLMPGLVRNQAHAQRLNDSEYMTMIKEVIREGGARVLADAWLSGGFASSEGCITSPDTVEGQIFRAAGPAFEEMLEAAGASIASMPSSEVYTAMQTGVLDAANTSSMSFISYRLYEQVECLTEPGDFALWYMYEPILISEQVWQGLNEEQQAALMEAGEAAEAFFAEEAAAIDQEMVDLYEENGVEVVSMSEDDYNAWLDIAKETSYKNFADNVPNGQAIIDAALAVE; the protein is encoded by the coding sequence ATGCAACGCTATTTAATCTCAACTGCTGCCGCCCTCGGTCTCGCCATTGCGGCTTCCCATGCTTCTGCCGATACCGTGCTACGCGCGTCGCATCAATTCCCTGGAGGCCAAGGGGATGTTCGCGACGAAATGGTGCAAATGATGGCCCGCGAAGTAGCCGATGCGGATGTAGGGCTAACCGTAGAAGTTTATCCGGGCCAATCGCTGTTCAAAGCGCGTGAACAGTGGAGCGCTATCGCTCGTGGTCGCCTCGATATCACCTCTCTACCACTGGACTACGCCAGTGGTCGGCATCCAGAGTTTTCGGCCACGCTAATGCCGGGGCTGGTACGCAACCAAGCGCATGCCCAGCGGCTGAATGACTCCGAATACATGACGATGATCAAAGAAGTCATTCGCGAAGGCGGCGCCCGCGTGCTTGCGGATGCCTGGCTCTCGGGCGGTTTTGCCTCTAGCGAGGGATGCATTACCTCCCCCGATACGGTCGAAGGTCAGATATTTCGTGCAGCCGGTCCAGCGTTTGAGGAGATGCTAGAAGCCGCTGGTGCGTCTATCGCATCAATGCCCTCTTCTGAGGTTTACACCGCCATGCAAACCGGCGTACTGGACGCCGCCAACACCTCGTCGATGTCATTTATCTCCTATCGGCTTTACGAGCAGGTCGAGTGCCTGACGGAGCCTGGCGACTTCGCGCTCTGGTACATGTACGAGCCGATTCTGATCTCGGAGCAAGTGTGGCAGGGGCTTAACGAAGAGCAGCAAGCAGCGCTGATGGAAGCCGGTGAAGCCGCCGAAGCATTCTTCGCTGAAGAAGCTGCCGCCATTGATCAGGAGATGGTCGACCTTTACGAAGAGAACGGCGTCGAGGTCGTCAGTATGAGCGAAGACGACTACAACGCCTGGCTTGATATCGCCAAGGAGACTTCCTACAAAAACTTTGCCGACAATGTTCCCAATGGCCAAGCCATTATCGATGCAGCGCTGGCCGTCGAGTAA
- a CDS encoding TRAP transporter small permease subunit, with the protein MAPATTHNALARRGIIGGYIRVMDKLSRISAYLACAMFIAGVLVICQMVFIRYLLGMSTSWQTEFTIFSVTAAMLMGSPYVLMTGGHVAITIVPDALGGITRTIMRLIASLFGLGFCAALAYASWIYVFEALHGEWTTGSVWNPPLWPALLPMAVGSTLLSLQYVAEILRGES; encoded by the coding sequence ATGGCACCTGCAACGACTCACAATGCCCTTGCACGCAGGGGCATCATTGGCGGCTACATTCGCGTCATGGATAAGCTCTCGCGAATTTCCGCCTATTTGGCCTGCGCCATGTTTATTGCGGGCGTATTAGTGATTTGCCAGATGGTATTTATTCGCTACTTGCTTGGAATGAGCACCAGCTGGCAAACCGAGTTCACCATCTTTTCAGTAACGGCGGCGATGTTGATGGGCAGTCCTTATGTACTGATGACCGGTGGTCACGTGGCTATCACTATTGTGCCCGATGCGCTGGGCGGTATTACCCGCACCATCATGCGTTTGATCGCTTCGCTGTTTGGGTTGGGTTTTTGTGCCGCGTTGGCGTATGCCAGCTGGATTTACGTCTTTGAGGCGCTCCATGGCGAGTGGACCACGGGTTCGGTATGGAATCCCCCACTGTGGCCAGCCTTACTGCCTATGGCCGTTGGTTCCACTCTTCTGTCGCTGCAGTATGTGGCTGAAATCCTGCGTGGGGAGAGCTAA